From the Candidatus Methylomirabilota bacterium genome, one window contains:
- a CDS encoding TauD/TfdA family dioxygenase: MTTSTGTLQMRRLHPSFGVELSGVELRQPLDDGTWAHIWEAFNEHSLLVFHGQPLTDPEQMRFSLRFGPLETTVKTLGKEDRLHPNLVELANVDEDGKLMDWTDRRMVYQSGNQMWHTDSSFKQVPAQASLLSGRQVPPEGGETEFVSCRVAWEALAPEMQSRLEGKVAIHSFAYSRGLLDPTLLGPDVQQALPPVRQALVRANPLNGKKTVYIGAHASHIEGIPVEEGRALLKELLDVATRPERVYQHAWRQHDLVIWDNRCLLHRGRLWDAKRYARVMHRTTVAGEGPTA; this comes from the coding sequence ATGACGACATCGACCGGCACGCTCCAGATGCGCAGGCTCCACCCCAGCTTCGGCGTCGAGCTGTCGGGCGTGGAACTCCGCCAGCCGCTCGATGACGGCACGTGGGCGCACATCTGGGAGGCCTTCAACGAGCATTCCCTGCTGGTCTTCCACGGCCAGCCGCTGACGGACCCCGAGCAGATGCGCTTCAGCCTGCGCTTCGGCCCGCTCGAGACGACCGTCAAGACGCTGGGCAAGGAAGACCGCCTGCACCCGAACCTCGTCGAGCTGGCCAACGTGGACGAGGACGGCAAGCTCATGGACTGGACGGACCGCCGCATGGTCTACCAGAGCGGCAACCAGATGTGGCACACCGACTCGTCCTTCAAGCAGGTACCGGCCCAGGCGTCGCTCCTCTCCGGCCGCCAGGTGCCGCCCGAGGGCGGCGAGACGGAGTTCGTCTCCTGCCGCGTCGCCTGGGAGGCGCTTGCCCCCGAGATGCAGAGCCGGCTCGAGGGCAAGGTCGCCATCCACTCCTTCGCGTACTCGCGCGGGCTGCTCGACCCGACGCTGCTCGGTCCCGACGTCCAGCAGGCCCTGCCGCCCGTGCGCCAGGCCCTCGTCCGCGCCAATCCTCTCAACGGTAAGAAGACCGTCTACATCGGCGCGCACGCCTCGCACATCGAGGGTATCCCAGTGGAAGAGGGGCGCGCGCTGTTGAAGGAGCTGCTCGACGTGGCCACGCGCCCTGAGCGCGTGTACCAGCACGCGTGGCGCCAGCACGACCTCGTCATCTGGGACAACCGCTGCCTGCTCCACCGCGGCCGTCTCTGGGACGCCAAGCGCTACGCGCGCGTCATGCACCGAACCACCGTCGCCGGCGAGGGACCCACGGCATGA